A single window of Carassius auratus strain Wakin chromosome 9, ASM336829v1, whole genome shotgun sequence DNA harbors:
- the slc10a2 gene encoding ileal sodium/bile acid cotransporter → MCEQPEPVCPVNATICTGTSCLVPYDPFNDILNLVMSTTLTIMLALVMFSMGCTVEARKLWKHIRRPWGIIIGFLCQFGIMPFTAFALSMIFDVLPVQAIVIIVMGCCPGGSSSNVFCYWLDGDMDLSISMTACSSILALGMMPLCLFIYTTVWTSGDAIQIPYNSIGITLVSLLVPVCIGMYTKHRWPKAAKKILKVGSVVGILLIVIIAVIGGVLYQSSWTIAPSLWIIGTIYPVIGFSLGFLLARFVGQPWNRCRTIALETGMQNSQLASTITQLSFSPAELELMFAFPLIYSIFQLVVAGIAIGLYHSMKRCRRGTSEEEDGEGARSTVEDQDKENYTLENGGFNCDENSNTENKDKGTKL, encoded by the exons ATGTGCGAGCAACCAGAACCCGTCTGCCCCGTAAATGCCACCATCTGCACGGGCACGTCCTGTCTGGTGCCCTATGATCCGTTCAATGACATCCTCAACTTGGTGATGAGCACCACGCTTACCATCATGCTGGCTTTGGTCATGTTTTCAATGGGTTGCACTGTTGAAGCAAGAAAGCTCTGGAAGCACATCCGCAGGCCCTGGGGTATTATCATTGGTTTCCTGTGCCAGTTTGGCATCATGCCTTTCACAGCCTTTGCGCTTTCTATGATTTTTGACGTGCTTCCAGTCCAAGCTATAGTTATCATAGTCATGGGCTGTTGCCCTGGAGGTTCCAGCTCCAATGTGTTCTGCTACTGGCTTGATGGAGACATGGACCTAAG CATCAGCATGACAGCATGTTCTTCAATTCTGGCTCTGGGAATGATGCCTCTTTGTCTGTTCATCTACACCACAGTCTGGACTTCAGGCGATGCTATCCAGATCCCTTACAACAGCATCG GAATCACACTAGTGTCTTTACTTGTGCCTGTCTGTATTGGGATGTACACAAAACACAGGTGGCCCAAAGCAGCCAAAAAGATCCTCaag gTGGGATCTGTGGTAGGAATCCTCTTAATCGTCATCATTGCAGTCATAGGTGGTGTTTTGTATCAGTCCTCATGGACTATTGCTCCTTCACTTTGGATCATCGGTACCATTTATCCAGTTATTGGCTTTAGTTTGGGCTTTCTCCTGGCACGCTTTGTGGGACAACCTTGGAACAG GTGCCGCACCATCGCTTTAGAAACAGGCATGCAGAACTCCCAGCTGGCCAGTACTATTACCCAGCTGTCCTTCAGTCCTGCGGAGCTTGAGCTCATGTTCGCTTTCCCCTTAATCTACAGTATCTTCCAACTGGTTGTAGCTGGGATTGCGATAGGAC TTTATCACTCAATGAAGCGCTGTAGGCGAGGGACATCGGAAGAGGAGGATGGGGAAGGCGCACGGAGCACAGTTGAGGATCAGGATAAGGAGAATTACACCTTGGAGAATGGTGGCTTCAACTGTGATGAGAATAGCAACACTGAGAATAAGGACAAAGGTACAAAGTTGTGA